One Mycosarcoma maydis chromosome 9, whole genome shotgun sequence DNA window includes the following coding sequences:
- a CDS encoding uncharacterized protein (related to THI21 - Hydroxymethylpyrimidine phosphate kinase, involved in the last steps in thiamine biosynthesis) encodes MSPPRVLTIAGSDSGGGAGIQADLKTFLSLGTYGLSVLTALTAQNTTGVSAIHACPPDFVLQQLESVMADIQIDAVKMGMLCNHEIVAALATKLRHWKDSTGSHGGRDVPIVLDPVMVSTSGSLLLSEGAIETLIRELLPLCTILTPNLPESRQLLKYAAKFTSHQTGPKELELALNNESTELPQMMAAAKSIAKLGPRAVLVKGGHARLKRSQINAWLDSIDAGPQGVQPIFQEAFRPQKPDSQDRYPRRGSVRDTTSVEDELRQLAGADGAIITKRGNVTIIRTDEVPFSQVLDGRRVKSDDELVVCDVLYQDSDDLKGFYVLFVKPLIDSTATHGTGCTLSSAIAASLAQGRSLLRSTATAITYVQHAIANGIQDLGKGPGPLDHSYPFQARGLIVSSPATSIDSASCSFALNRFLISNSIDVWKAFVQHAFVLGLADGSLPRESFEWFMKQDYLFLRHYARIWAQAAASPDNTFQEVSTLAEMAQSMAEEAKLHLGICQQSLGVTPHELEHETMESAATLAYTRFVLDTARSSDSLDLLVAVSPCMVGYAQIGLWLAQNRKEGIDKDYAAWIEAYSGQDFQAVVRRAMRLVEAKAAKDPPSPQRLRKLQTTWNAACRLEAGMWDEAVDTGLRRLVLEP; translated from the coding sequence ATGTCGCCGCCAAGGGTGCTCACGATCGCTGGTTCTGACTCGGGCGGAGGTGCAGGCATTCAGGCCGACCTCAAGACATTCTTGTCGCTCGGCACGTATGGCCTTTCTGTGCTCACCGCTTTGACCGCTCAAAACACCACAGGTGTATCAGCGATTCATGCATGCCCACCCGACTTTGTCCTACAACAACTCGAATCAGTCATGGCCGATATTCAGATTGACGCCGTCAAGATGGGTATGCTCTGCAACCATGAAATTGTGGCTGCCCTCGCGACGAAACTACGACATTGGAAGGACTCGACAGGTTCACATGGCGGTCGTGATGTGCCAATCGTCCTAGATCCGGTGATGGTATCTACGTCTGGCTCCTTGTTGCTTTCGGAAGGTGccatcgagacgctcaTCCGTGAACTGCTGCCTCTTTGCACGATCCTGACTCCAAACTTGCCCGAATCACGACAGTTGCTCAAGTACGCCGCCAAGTTCACCTCGCATCAGACAGGACCAAAGGAACTTGAGCTGGCACTAAACAACGAGAGTACCGAGCTACCGCAgatgatggcagcagcaaaaagTATTGCTAAACTTGGGCCAAGAGCAGTGCTTGTCAAAGGAGGGCATGCCAGGCTCAAAAGATCGCAGATCAATGCGTGGCTGGACAGTATCGACGCGGGACCACAAGGTGTACAGCCGATCTTCCAAGAGGCGTTTCGTCCGCAAAAGCCGGACTCACAGGACCGGTACCCTCGACGTGGTAGTGTGCGTGACACCACGagcgtcgaggatgagttGAGACAACTCGCAGGCGCAGATGGCGCCATTATTACGAAAAGAGGCAATGTTACCATCATTCGTACCGACGAGGTCCCCTTCAGTCAGGTCTTGGACGGACGACGCGTGAAATCTGACGACGAGTTGGTGGTATGCGACGTGCTTTATCAAGATTCGGACGACCTCAAAGGGTTTTACGTGCTGTTTGTCAAGCCTCTCATCGACTCAACCGCTACGCACGGAACCGGCTGCACATTGTCGTCAGCAATAGCAGCCTCCCTCGCTCAAGGTCGCTCGTTGCTGCGTTCAACAGCGACGGCGATCACTTACGTACAACATgccatcgccaacggcATACAAGATCTTGGTAAAGGGCCCGGCCCGCTCGACCATTCGTATCCCTTTCAAGCGCGTGGTCTCATCGTATCGTCACCAGCAACATCCATTGACAGTGCATCTTGTTCGTTTGCGCTGAATCGATTCCTCATTTCGAATTCAATCGATGTCTGGAAAGCATTCGTGCAACACGCGTTCGTGTTAGGTCTTGCCGACGGAAGCTTGCCGCGAGAGTCGTTCGAGTGGTTCATGAAGCAAGACTATCTTTTTCTGCGACACTATGCTCGAATCTGGGCGCAGGCAGCCGCATCGCCGGACAACACGTTCCAAGAggtgtcgacgttggcagAGATGGCACAGTCCATGGCGGAGGAGGCCAAGCTTCACCTTGGCATCTGTCAGCAGAGCTTGGGCGTGACGCCACACGAGCTGGAGCATGAAACCATGGAAAGTGCAGCAACGCTGGCATATACACGCTTTGTGCTCGACACGGCGCGATCGAGTGACAGTCTGGACTTGCTGGTAGCAGTGAGCCCATGCATGGTCGGATACGCACAGATTGGACTCTGGCTTGCACAGAACCGCAAGGAGGGCATCGATAAGGACTACGCCGCATGGATCGAAGCCTACTCGGGGCAAGATTTTCAAGCGGTGGTACGACGGGCGATGCGGTTGGTGGaagccaaagctgccaaggaTCCGCCTTCGCCGCAGAGACTGCGCAAGTTGCAGACAACTTGGAACGCCGCCTGTCGTCTGGAAGCAGGTATGTGGGATGAAGCGGTAGACACTGGCCTGCGTAGACTCGTGCTTGAGCCGTAA
- a CDS encoding uncharacterized protein (related to multidrug resistant protein) produces the protein MADNTHTSATPVSRISSSDEETATIHTPARNENMNKDVASTTQDQDSVPADVEAIREKNDLQKTNEEKQREGEYDLEPREEDGKIVLTERAGYLATGYSYPTWKKWAILCVIFVVQVSMNFNTSVYPNAVTGVAEKYGVSEAAARVGQMIFLVAYAFGCELWAPWSEEIGRWPVLQISLFLVNIWQVLAALAPNYGSLIVARFLGGLFTAGGSVTLGMVADLWEPDVQQFAVSFVVLSSVGGTSIGPFVGGFIQQYLKVEWNFWIQLIFGGAVQLAHFVLVPETRSTILLDREAKRRRKNGEHNIYGPNEVRTDRFSIKEIGTYWLRPFEMFVREPIVLFLSLLSGFSDMLIFIFLESFQLVYKQWGFSTVQVGLAFIPINLGYLFAFLIFVPRIIWERKRRVRDPNSLTPEARLWLLLYLVPLESLGLFGFAWTSLGPPRVHWIAPMIFSCIIAIANFAAYFATVDYLIAAYGPYSASATGGNALARDFLAGISAMYASPLYHRLGLEWASTLLAFLAIIVAIPVYIFYKKGPQIRQRSKFAQALASDREQNGGRRTDQDEKAERGTMYRKS, from the coding sequence ATGGCAGACAATACCCACACAAGTGCGACACCGGTCTCCCGCATCAGCTCCTCGGATGAGGAGACTGCCACCATCCACACACCAGCACGCAACGAAAATATGAACAAAGATGTCGCCTCAACAACACAAGATCAAGATAGCGTTCCCGCGGATGTCGAAGCAATTCGGGAAAAGAACGATTTGCAAAAGACCAATGAAGAGAAGCAGCGCGAAGGTGAATATGACCTCGAGCCACGcgaggaggatggcaaGATTGTGCTGACCGAAAGGGCTGGTTACCTCGCAACGGGATACTCTTATCCTACCTGGAAGAAATGGGCGATTCTCTGCGTCATCTTTGTGGTTCAAGTCTCGATGAACTTCAATACGTCCGTCTACCCGAACGCTGTTACAGGTGTCGCCGAGAAGTACGGCGTCAGCGAAGCGGCGGCCAGGGTGGGTCAGATGATATTCCTTGTTGCTTACGCCTTTGGATGCGAGCTTTGGGCTCCCTGGTCCGAAGAAATAGGTCGATGGCCCGTTCTTCAAATTTCGCTCTTTCTCGTCAACATTTGGCAAGTGCTTGCTGCGTTGGCGCCCAACTATGGCTCTCTCATTGTAGCTCGTTTCCTCGGCGGTCTCTTCACTGCCGGCGGCTCAGTCACTCTCGGTATGGTCGCTGATCTCTGGGAACCAGATGTGCAGCAATTTGCTGTCAGCTTTGTGGTGCTCTCTTCGGTTGGCGGTACCTCGATTGGACCTTTCGTTGGAGGTTTCATCCAGCAGTACCTCAAGGTCGAATGGAACTTCTGGATCCAACTCATCTTTGGAGGCGCGGTTCAGCTTGCTCATTTCGTCCTTGTTCCCGAGACCAGATCGACGATCCTCCTAGATCGAGAGGCGAAGCGTCGCCGCAAAAATGGCGAGCATAACATTTACGGACCCAACGAGGTTAGAACCGATCGGTTCAGCATTAAGGAGATTGGCACCTACTGGCTCCGACCCTTCGAGATGTTTGTGCGCGAGCCCATCGTGCTGTTCCTGTCGCTGCTTTCCGGTTTCTCGGACATGCTCATTTTCATCTTTCTCGAGTCCTTCCAACTCGTTTACAAGCAATGGGGCTTTAGTACCGTACAAGTCGGTCTTGCCTTCATCCCGATCAACCTAGGATACCTTTTTGCATTCCTGATTTTCGTGCCGAGGATCATCTGGGAACGCAAGAGGCGTGTACGTGATCCGAACTCCCTTACACCGGAGGCACGTCTCTGGCTGCTCCTGTATCTAGTGCCGCTCGAATCTTTGGGGCTCTTTGGATTCGCATGGACCTCGCTCGGCCCTCCACGAGTTCACTGGATCGCCCCAATGATCTTCTCGTGCATTATTGCTATAGCGAACTTTGCGGCATATTTCGCCACGGTCGACTATTTAATAGCAGCATACGGGCCATACTCGGCTTCAGCAACAGGAGGCAATGCCTTGGCAAGAGACTTCCTCGCAGGTATCTCGGCTATGTATGCCTCGCCACTCTATCACCGACTCGGTCTCGAGTGGGCGAGCACTCTACTGGCcttcctcgccatcatcgtAGCTATTCCAGTATACATTTTTTACAAAAAAGGACCTCAAATTCGTCAACGCAGCAAGTTTGCGCAGGCTCTCGCCAGCGATCGGGAGCAAAATGGGGGCCGGCGCACCGATCAAGACGAGAAAGCAGAGCGAGGCACCATGTATCGCAAATCATGA
- a CDS encoding uncharacterized protein (related to Regulatory protein alcR): protein MASHIPNNTTAATIRADLDDNDTSIAGQTRSRKKMYKNCDRCRQAKRACSAQYESIAQALASKVACNNCKKKGQVCTFNSLIRSFGGIPLGGLTGVAFAESLQEATNAAQPEQAESVASTTQDKSMPDADSSSVSSEARRDSPHDPIPPDQPLQPQASAISNVNAAFKVLNRTYADAQHRNHDNDDDDDKQQYTRDNKRRKYSSAQDSHSTFASFADFEQQTNTALVLSRAQSPLAFENDDNVFASSSQAGPSLFDILGFDIWGTAPNVRLAHNADRMHLNSDLLNVYEGAAESAFRVWVTDATTPYLLCADSLNSSSAAMALNKKVCLLDHASRRIFKTDNAARNVEKRVSDAYHAVLLAYAAQWPRHRTSQTSSTRADWRPDEARIRLSLWKQARDKLMDAADAWSFRIIFALILFAWTEKPREMPDSEAWDRGQHELPAQLHIPSLDENSALDSSSWQIPAEASTMMLATAMRKLKAFRLKIQQLRRKGIDLWSTEEPGLEPNQVAHRQAEATLLENTYHNLYWFGCMMDTELSVLRKYDAVIGDEDADLTDQVLSPHHANSLHHETVSFSATSNSGATTANKPLRKIWDEVIPANSQKNRNTFAKSWPCSEEDAKRTLVYATPIKVLLFRHVGRLQSSYWRQAPSEQIERQIAHVLSVIRHWDETFAPFFASCVAHHAQLPPSIRSWHVITATKWNLAAILLVELVQTMDRSASNPFDNTDEFFAELRSKVCNQTAALIHAIQHSSPAGSTPDTNKSEPSFDFIESTGSTILHSDPWPEISVHGFACVAKSEIKNFTKLVEQGKWDEVRCSEHRVEKCIWALEQLSNRSGMAVDASIEVRKLLELHSPLRKQQQQSQHQDKRDGDMDMLTDDVWQSCLKILSEGGGSNDASSSSLDTPELASPFGNCVWRDVPLSSVVEPGQMHSQRMDDNFLDTLAAANAETLTDGASSRASSYRSLSPPLTTATTVSLDYNSSLPTSISTTTVDTTASMALLPSQPPVTPFKQDHSEEFDEFALHSFSFDSHQLRV, encoded by the coding sequence ATGGCGTCTCACATTCCCAACAATACAACCGCTGCTACCATCAGGGCTGACCTTGACGACAATGACACTTCCATTGCCGGACAGACACGTTCGCGCAAAAAAATGTACAAGAACTGCGATCGCTGCCGTCAAGCAAAGCGCGCCTGCTCAGCACAATACGAAAGCATCGCACAGGCGCTTGCCAGCAAAGTCGCTTGTAACAActgcaagaagaaaggcCAGGTCTGCACTTTTAACAGCCTTATCCGATCCTTCGGCGGAATCCCTCTTGGCGGTCTCACCGGTGTTGCCTTTGCAGAGAGCCTGCAAGAGGCTACAAACGCTGCTCAGCCCGAGCAAGCCGAATCCGTAGCATCGACAACTCAGGACAAGTCCATGCCAGATGCCGATTCCAGCTCGGTTTCCAGCGAAGCAAGAAGAGACAGCCCTCATGACCCTATCCCACCCGATCAACCTCTCCAGCCTCAAGCCTCTGCCATCAGCAATGTCAATGCCGCTTTCAAGGTACTCAACCGCACTTATGCCGATGCTCAGCACCGCAACCATgacaatgacgatgacgatgacaaACAGCAGTATACCAGGGACAACAAACGAAGAAAATACTCTTCAGCCCAAGATAGCCACTCTACTTTTGCAAGCTTTGCCGATTTCGAGCAACAGACCAACACCGCCCTAGTTTTAAGCCGAGCGCAGTCGCCCTTGGCTTTTGAAAACGACGACAACGTCTTTGCATCCTCTTCGCAAGCCGGCCCTTCGCTCTTCGACATACTCGGCTTTGACATCTGGGGCACCGCGCCCAACGTGCGGCTCGCGCACAATGCAGATCGCATGCATCTCAACTCAGACCTGCTCAATGTTTACGAAGGTGCTGCCGAATCTGCCTTCCGCGTCTGGGTCACCGACGCGACCACCCCATACTTGCTCTGTGCCGACTCGTTAAATTCCTCCTCGGCGGCTATGGCGCTCAACAAAAAGGTTTGCTTGCTGGACCATGCCTCGAGACGTATCTTCAAGACTGACAATGCTGCGCGCAACGTTGAGAAACGCGTCTCGGACGCGTATCATGCTGTCTTGCTTGCCTATGCTGCCCAGTGGCCGCGTCATCGTACCAGTCagaccagctcgacgcgCGCAGACTGGAGGCCTGACGAGGCACGCATCCGTCTCTCGCTTTGGAAGCAAGCCAGGGACAAGCTTATGGACGCCGCTGACGCTTGGTCCTTCCGAATCATTTTTGCGCTCATCCTCTTTGCTTGGACCGAGAAGCCGCGCGAAATGCCGGACAGCGAAGCATGGGACAGAGGCCAACATGAGCTACCCGCCCAGCTGCACATCCcttcgctcgacgagaatAGCGCGCTTGACTCTTCCTCCTGGCAGATCCCGGCCGAAGCAAGTACCATGATGCTTGCAACTGCGATGCGCAAACTCAAAGCCTTTCGACTTAAGATTCAGCAACTCCGTCGCAAGGGAATCGATCTCTGGTCCACTGAAGAGCCCGGCCTCGAACCCAACCAGGTAGCCCACCGACAGGCAGAGGCGACACTCCTCGAAAACACCTACCACAACCTGTATTGGTTCGGCTGCATGATGGACACAGAACTCTCCGTGTTGCGCAAGTACGATGCCGTGATTGGTGACGAAGATGCCGATCTCACCGACCAAGTCTTATCGCCGCATCACGCCAATAGTCTGCATCACGAGACCGTAAGTTTTTCAGCCACTTCCAACTCTGGCGCTACCACGGCCAACAAGCCCCTTCGCAAGATATGGGACGAGGTGATTCCAGCCAACAGCCAAAAGAACCGCAACACTTTCGCCAAGAGTTGGCCATGCAGCGAGGAAGATGCAAAACGCACGCTGGTCTACGCAACACCGATTAAAGTGTTGCTCTTCCGCCATGTGGGTCGCCTGCAGTCAAGCTACTGGCGCCAGGCTCCGAGCGAGCAAATCGAACGGCAGATTGCACACGTCCTCTCTGTAATCCGACATTGGGATGAGACGTTTGCTCCTTTCTTTGCCAGCTGCGTTGCTCACCATGCTCAGCTTCCGCCCTCGATTCGATCTTGGCACGTCATCACTGCTACCAAGTGGAATCTCGCCGCCAtcttgcttgtcgagctggtgcAAACCATGGATCGTTCTGCGTCAAACCCATTCGACAATACAGATGAGTTTTTCGCCGAGCTCCGTTCCAAAGTGTGCAACCAGACCGCAGCGCTCATCCACGCTATCCAGCATTCGAGCCCTGCCGGCAGTACGCCCGATACCAACAAGTCCGAGCCTTCGTTCGACTTTATCGAATCGACCGGAAGTACCATCCTGCACAGCGATCCGTGGCCTGAGATTTCGGTCCATGGCTTTGCATGCGTCGCCAAGTCCGAGATTAAAAACTTTACCAAGTTGGTCGAGCAAGGCAAGTGGGACGAAGTGAGGTGTTCCGAACATCGAGTGGAGAAATGCATCTGGGCGCTGGAACAGCTGAGCAACCGCAGCGGCATGGCGGTTGATGCCAGTATCGAGGTGCGCAAGCTTTTGGAACTGCATTCGCCCTTgaggaagcagcagcagcagtcgcaACACCAAGACAAGAGGGATGGTGACATGGACATGTTGACCGATGACGTCTGGCAGTCGTGTCTCAAAATTCTGAGCGAAGGTGGCGGAAGCAATGAtgcatcctcctcctcacTCGATACACCAGAACTTGCCAGCCCGTTTGGCAATTGCGTCTGGCGAGATGTGCCGCTCTCATCGGTTGTTGAGCCCGGTCAAATGCATTCGCAACGCATGGACGACAATTTTCTTGATACATTAGCCGCCGCAAACGCTGAGACGCTTACCGACGGAGCTTCTTCGCGCGCCTCTTCCTACCGCTCCCTCTCGCCCCCGctcaccaccgccaccacgGTATCCTTGGACTACAACAGCTCGCTACCCACCTCGAtatccaccaccaccgtgGACACGACCGCGTCCATGGCACTGCTACCATCGCAGCCGCCAGTGACGCCGTTCAAACAAGACCATTCCGAAGAATTTGATGAATTCGCCCTACACTCTTTCAGCTTCGACAGCCATCAGTTACGCGTTTAG